The following are encoded in a window of Methanococcoides sp. LMO-2 genomic DNA:
- a CDS encoding indolepyruvate oxidoreductase subunit beta has translation MSSKASEFDLVISGVGGQGTILASDIIGRSAVLEGKGVRAAETHGMAQRGGSVVNHVRIGCELGSMIPLKGADCLLALEPVEALRYIEFLADDGVIIMNTESVYPVTVTTGKAPYPSVDSIVEKLKETHRVIAFNATEMAAEAGSRQAMNVVLVGAVSNFLPVKTETLLERVKEMVPPKTIDTNVKAFETGRSMVE, from the coding sequence ATGAGCAGCAAAGCTTCTGAATTCGATCTTGTGATCTCAGGTGTCGGTGGTCAGGGAACCATCCTTGCATCTGACATCATCGGCAGGTCAGCAGTCCTTGAAGGAAAAGGCGTAAGGGCAGCAGAAACTCACGGAATGGCACAGCGTGGCGGTTCAGTGGTCAACCACGTACGTATTGGATGCGAGCTTGGTTCCATGATCCCTCTCAAGGGAGCAGATTGCCTCCTGGCACTTGAGCCGGTGGAAGCCCTGCGTTACATCGAGTTCCTCGCAGATGACGGTGTCATTATCATGAACACCGAATCAGTCTACCCGGTAACTGTAACAACAGGAAAGGCACCATACCCTTCCGTTGACAGCATCGTGGAAAAGCTGAAGGAAACACACCGTGTCATCGCTTTCAACGCTACCGAGATGGCAGCAGAGGCCGGAAGCAGGCAGGCAATGAACGTCGTGCTTGTGGGAGCAGTTTCCAACTTCCTGCCGGTCAAGACAGAAACCCTGCTTGAGCGCGTTAAGGAAATGGTTCCTCCAAAGACCATCGATACCAACGTAAAGGCTTTCGAGACAGGAAGAAGCATGGTCGAATAA
- a CDS encoding DNA-3-methyladenine glycosylase family protein, giving the protein MYTISTEDFDLDYTLDCGQVFRWDKDGDWWTGVVNNAVARISQNPKTGELLVDSSLDEDFFYQYFRLDDDLPAIFEQINKDEHMDIAINKYRGLRLIRQEPWECLISYMLATASNIPRIKKNISMLSAMFGEKLEDDLYSFPKAEDLASTCCDDLCECKMGFRTARIIKAANAVVTEDIVLDELFQLDYHDAKKELMSLEGIGEKVADCIVLFAFDKMEGFPVDTHVEKIVRTYYGDDPFFEGKATKTKIGNWGRHYFGKYCGYAQQYLFYQKRLEGLV; this is encoded by the coding sequence ATGTACACCATCAGCACAGAGGATTTCGACCTGGACTATACGCTTGACTGCGGCCAGGTGTTCCGCTGGGACAAGGACGGTGACTGGTGGACAGGCGTGGTCAACAATGCCGTTGCCCGCATAAGCCAGAACCCAAAGACAGGTGAACTTCTGGTCGATTCATCCCTCGATGAAGATTTCTTTTATCAGTATTTCCGACTCGACGACGACCTGCCCGCGATATTCGAGCAGATCAACAAAGACGAGCACATGGATATTGCCATCAACAAGTATCGCGGATTACGCCTGATACGCCAGGAACCCTGGGAATGCCTTATCTCCTACATGCTCGCCACCGCATCCAATATCCCCAGGATCAAGAAGAACATATCCATGCTTTCAGCAATGTTCGGGGAAAAACTGGAAGACGACCTTTACAGCTTCCCGAAAGCAGAAGACCTTGCATCAACCTGCTGCGATGATCTCTGTGAATGCAAGATGGGATTCAGGACGGCCAGAATAATCAAAGCAGCAAACGCAGTAGTCACCGAGGACATTGTCCTTGATGAACTGTTCCAGCTTGACTATCATGACGCAAAGAAAGAACTGATGTCACTGGAGGGTATCGGTGAGAAGGTCGCTGACTGCATCGTGCTGTTCGCATTCGATAAGATGGAAGGTTTCCCTGTGGATACCCACGTGGAGAAGATCGTCAGGACCTATTACGGCGACGATCCGTTTTTTGAAGGAAAGGCTACCAAGACAAAAATAGGGAACTGGGGCAGGCACTACTTCGGGAAGTATTGCGGGTATGCCCAGCAATATCTGTTCTATCAGAAGCGGCTTGAAGGGCTTGTCTAA
- a CDS encoding MarR family transcriptional regulator, whose protein sequence is MIDFACKEFKIKDVIKCALNLTRADMKVLEYFFEEPDIWSKTEHIANLTELDLSTVQRSVKKLHEKGILTKSQNNLDGGGYSFIYRINNKAEIKELIMGIVSKWVAKVEQELEDW, encoded by the coding sequence ATGATAGACTTCGCATGTAAGGAATTCAAAATTAAAGATGTTATCAAATGTGCTCTGAACCTGACACGGGCTGACATGAAAGTGCTGGAGTACTTCTTTGAAGAGCCTGATATTTGGAGCAAAACGGAACATATAGCAAACCTGACAGAACTGGACCTTTCAACTGTCCAGAGGTCTGTCAAAAAGCTGCATGAAAAAGGCATACTCACAAAATCACAGAACAACCTTGATGGAGGCGGATATTCATTCATTTACAGGATCAACAACAAAGCAGAGATCAAAGAGCTGATTATGGGCATTGTCAGCAAATGGGTTGCAAAGGTCGAACAGGAACTGGAGGACTGGTGA
- the iorA gene encoding indolepyruvate ferredoxin oxidoreductase subunit alpha — translation MSTREYMLGNVAIARGIVEGGGKVISGYPGTPSSEIVDTLSAMKERDFYVEWSVNEKVAMEVAAGAAMTGVRSVVTMKHVGLNVAADPLMTLAYMGVKGGMIIIVADDPACHSSQNEQDTRKYSEFSLMPCLDPSTPQEAKDMIPYAFELSEKFEIPVIFRPTTRISHGKSEIELGTITDHKAEAKFEKDTSRWVMVPANAVIRHPHLLGIQEGIMEELENSPWNELTINENSKIGVIASGLASVYAKEAMEELGLEASFLKIGAYPVPEGLIKKMYEQCETVLVIEELEPIVEDRCKVIAKDIESPVKILGKTGGYVPRVSELNIDKCTKAMGEAFGIEVDVPEIAEPELELPPRPPALCAGCSHRATYHAMLKVFGKRAVFPSDIGCYTLGVQNGTVDTTLCMGGSITVASGIYDAGEKQPICCSIGDSTFFHTGINGLLNAVYNKSNITITILDNRITAMTGHQPNPGMGLTSTGEPTKEIDMELLCRGLGAEFVETVDPYDVKATEEVFKRAKDFEGPAVVITRQACVIHARRAGVRRVPFKVDTEKCIGCRMCVNLGCPAIEFDKETKKAHINAMCTGCGLCSATCKFDAIVEVQK, via the coding sequence ATGAGCACACGCGAGTATATGCTTGGAAACGTGGCGATCGCACGCGGTATCGTGGAAGGAGGAGGTAAAGTTATCTCCGGGTATCCCGGTACGCCTTCTTCTGAGATCGTTGACACGTTATCTGCAATGAAAGAACGTGATTTCTACGTTGAATGGTCCGTTAATGAAAAAGTTGCTATGGAGGTTGCTGCAGGAGCTGCCATGACAGGTGTGCGTTCTGTGGTAACAATGAAACACGTCGGTCTAAACGTTGCAGCAGACCCTCTTATGACACTGGCCTACATGGGTGTCAAGGGCGGAATGATCATCATTGTCGCTGATGATCCTGCATGTCATTCATCACAAAATGAACAGGACACACGTAAGTATTCCGAATTCTCACTTATGCCATGTCTCGACCCTTCCACACCACAGGAAGCAAAGGACATGATACCATACGCATTCGAGCTTTCCGAGAAGTTCGAGATCCCTGTGATCTTCAGGCCAACAACAAGGATATCACACGGTAAGTCCGAGATCGAGCTTGGAACTATCACCGATCACAAGGCAGAGGCAAAGTTCGAAAAGGACACCTCACGCTGGGTAATGGTACCTGCCAATGCAGTAATTCGTCACCCGCACCTTCTTGGAATACAGGAAGGAATCATGGAGGAGCTTGAGAACTCACCATGGAACGAGCTTACCATAAACGAGAACTCAAAGATCGGTGTCATCGCATCCGGTCTAGCCTCAGTATATGCCAAGGAAGCAATGGAGGAACTCGGTCTGGAAGCATCATTCCTGAAGATCGGAGCATATCCTGTTCCTGAAGGTCTTATCAAGAAGATGTACGAACAGTGCGAGACAGTGCTTGTCATCGAAGAGCTTGAGCCGATAGTCGAAGACCGCTGCAAGGTCATAGCAAAGGACATCGAAAGCCCTGTGAAGATCCTCGGAAAGACCGGCGGATACGTCCCAAGGGTCAGCGAGCTCAACATCGATAAATGTACAAAAGCAATGGGAGAAGCATTCGGCATCGAAGTCGATGTTCCGGAAATAGCTGAACCGGAACTTGAACTTCCACCAAGGCCACCAGCACTATGTGCAGGATGTTCACACCGTGCTACCTACCATGCAATGCTGAAGGTATTCGGCAAGAGAGCTGTGTTCCCAAGTGATATCGGATGTTACACGCTCGGTGTACAGAACGGAACCGTCGATACAACACTCTGTATGGGTGGAAGCATCACCGTTGCATCAGGAATCTACGATGCAGGTGAGAAGCAGCCGATCTGCTGTTCAATCGGAGACTCAACATTCTTCCACACAGGTATCAACGGACTGCTCAACGCTGTCTACAACAAGTCCAACATCACAATTACCATCCTTGACAACCGTATCACCGCAATGACAGGCCACCAGCCAAACCCTGGCATGGGACTCACATCCACAGGCGAGCCTACAAAGGAGATCGACATGGAACTCCTCTGCCGCGGACTCGGTGCCGAATTCGTGGAAACCGTTGACCCATACGATGTCAAGGCAACCGAAGAAGTGTTCAAGCGTGCAAAGGACTTTGAAGGTCCAGCTGTTGTCATCACAAGACAGGCATGTGTTATCCACGCTCGCAGAGCTGGTGTCAGACGTGTACCTTTCAAGGTAGATACAGAGAAATGTATCGGATGTAGAATGTGTGTCAACCTCGGATGTCCTGCAATCGAGTTCGATAAGGAAACAAAGAAAGCACATATCAATGCAATGTGCACAGGCTGTGGACTCTGCAGTGCGACCTGCAAGTTCGATGCTATCGTGGAGGTGCAGAAATGA
- a CDS encoding 4Fe-4S binding protein, producing the protein MFNTKPYLDKIRPYLGSLVIIVSLGGLWYPILGYFMLVVMGTLFITSIFRGRWFCGNLCPRGSYFDYGIIKISKKRKIPKILSSMWLRVPVFTAMITLMMYRISVTFAAQNTFDLIGTIFVSMCLMTTIIGTMLGAQFNTRSWCNVCPMGTMQRFIGGNKYQLQMDHDTCVDCKLCEKACPMELKVRDIGNNPDCIKCGKCVDKCPKDSLSF; encoded by the coding sequence ATGTTTAACACAAAACCATATCTCGATAAGATCAGGCCTTATCTTGGCTCACTGGTTATCATAGTCTCCCTTGGAGGTCTCTGGTATCCGATCCTTGGTTACTTCATGCTCGTCGTCATGGGTACACTGTTCATAACCAGCATCTTCAGAGGTCGCTGGTTCTGCGGGAACCTCTGTCCACGTGGCAGCTACTTCGATTACGGCATCATCAAGATCTCAAAGAAAAGGAAGATACCTAAGATCCTGTCAAGCATGTGGCTCAGGGTTCCTGTCTTCACAGCAATGATCACTCTCATGATGTACCGTATCTCGGTCACATTTGCTGCACAGAACACCTTTGATCTCATTGGTACCATCTTTGTCTCGATGTGCCTTATGACAACCATTATCGGTACAATGCTTGGAGCCCAGTTCAATACAAGATCCTGGTGTAATGTTTGTCCAATGGGAACAATGCAGAGGTTCATTGGCGGTAACAAGTACCAGCTTCAGATGGACCATGACACATGTGTTGACTGCAAGCTCTGTGAGAAGGCCTGCCCGATGGAACTCAAGGTCCGTGATATCGGCAACAACCCGGACTGTATCAAGTGCGGAAAATGTGTTGACAAATGTCCGAAGGATTCACTTTCATTCTAA